The window GTGCGCTCCGCCGTCGGGCCGGAGGCCAACCTGTCCAACGTGGACGCCTCGGCGCTGATGAGGCCGCTCGTCGGCTGGGCGGCCGAGCCGGCGTGCGCCCAGGACGTGCCGCGCGCCCTCGCCCAGGCCGTCTTCGAGGCGGAGCTCCAGCGGCGCCCGACGTACCTGTCCGTCCCCTACGACGACTGGGCGGCCGACGCCGGTGACAACGCCCTCGCGGTCCTCGACCGGCGGGTCGCCCGTGCTTCCGTCCCCGACGGGGAGCAGGGCCGCCGGCTGGCCGAGCAGGTCGCCTCCGCCCGGCGGCCCGCGCTGGTGCTGGGTGGAGACATCGACTCGGCGGGACTGTTCTACGACGCCGTCCGGCTGGCGGAGCGCCTGGGCGGCCCGGTGTGGGCGGCCCCCTCGCAGTTCCGGCTGCCCTTCCCCAACCGGCACCCCCTGTTCCGCGGGGTGCTGCCCGCCGGGATCGCGCCGGTCTGCGAGGCGTTCGAGGGCCACGACCTGGTCCTGGTGCTCGGCGCGCCGGTGTTCCGCTACCACGAGCACCTGCCCGGCCGGTACCTGCCCGAGGGCACCCGGCTGATCCAGGTGACCGAGGACGCCTCCGCCGCCGCGCGGGCGCCGATGGGCGAGGCACTGGTCGCCGACCCCGGAGCCGTCATCGGCCTGCTCCTGAAGCTGCTCGACGAACCCGAGGCGCCCGCCGGCGCCTTCCGGCCCGCGCCCGGGCCGCCGGACGGTGACGGCTCCCGGCTGCACCCGGAGCAGGTCTTCGCCGCGCTGCGCGACGAACTGCCCGAGGACACCGCGTACGTGGTCGAGTCGACGTCGACGAACTCCTCCTGGTGGCGCCAGATGGACCTGCGCCGGCCCGGCTCCTACTACTTCCCGGCGGCCGGCGGACTCGGGTTCGGGCTGCCCGGCGCGGTCGGGGTCGCCATGGGCCAACCGGGCCGGCCGGTGGTCGGCGTCATCGGGGACGGCTCGGCCAACTACGGCATCACCGCCCTGTGGACGGCCGCACAGCACCGCGTACCGCTGACCGTCGTACTGCTGCGCAACGGCACGTACGGGGCACTGCGCTGGTTCGGCGGCCTGCTGGGCGTGCCGGACGCCCCCGGTCTGGACATCCCCGGTCTGGACTTCACCCGCATCGCCGAGGGATACGGCGTCCCGGCCCGGCACGTCGGCGATGCCGAGGAGCTGCGGGCCGCCCTCGCCGAACGTCCGGACCACCCGCGCCTGATCCAGGTGGACACGGCGCTCACCACCCCGTCCTGATCCGCCCCGAGAAGAAGAGAGGAAACGCGATGGCATTCCTGGACAGCGACGTCTGGGGCAAGAAGTTCTTCAGCGACGGCTGGAGGGACGCCTCGGCCGAGCAGCCGGTCGTCGAGCCCGCGACCGGCGAACAGCTCGCGACGGCGGGCCTGGCCACCGCCGAGGACGTACGGCGTGCGTCCGTCCGCGCGGCCGAGGCGCAGCGCGACTGGGCGGCGGCCTCCCCGCAGCGGCGGGCCGCCGTGCTGCGCCGGGCGGGCGAGCTGCTGGCCGAGCACTCCGCCGAGATCGAGGACTGGCTGGTGCGCGAGGCCGGGTCCGTACGGGCCAAGGCGGACTTCGAGGCGCGGCTCGCCGTGAGCGAGTGCTTCGAGTGCGCGGGCCTGCCGACGCACCCGCAGGGTGAGGTGCTCACCTCCGAGGAGGCCCGCTGGTCGTTCTCCCGGCGCCGTCCCGCGGGTGTCGTCAGTGTCATCGCGCCCTTCAACTTCCCTCTCGTCCTGGGTCTGCGCTCGGTGGCGCCGGCGCTGGCCCTGGGCAACGCGGTGCTGCTCAAGCCGGACCCGCGCACCGCGGTGAGCGGCGGTGTCGTCATCGCGCGCGTCTTCGAGGAGGCGGGGCTGCCGGACGGCGTGCTGCACCTGCTGCCGGGCGACGGCCAGGTCGGCCGGGCGGTCGTCGAGGCGCCCGAGGTGCGGGTGGTCTCCTTCACCGGCTCGACCCCGGTCGGGCGGGCGATCGGCGAGCAGGCCGGACGCCTGCTCAAGCGTGCCCACCTGGAGCTGGGCGGGAACAACGCGCTGGTCGTACTGCCGGGGGCGGACGTGCGGAAGGCGGCCTCCGCGGGCGCGTTCGGCTCCTATCTGCACCAGGGCCAGATCTGCATGACGACCGGCCGCCACATCGTTCATGAGTCTCTCCTGGAGGAGTACACCGCGGCGCTGGCCGCGAAGGCCGCGGCCCTGCCGGTCGGCGACCCGGCGCGTGAGGACGTCGCGCTCGGCCCGCTCATCGACCGGCGCCAGCTGGAGCGGGTGCACGGCATCGTCACCGACAGCGTCGCCGCGGGCGCGACCCTCGCCGCGGGCGGCGAGATCGTCGGCGCGGGTTACCGGGCCACGGTGCTGAGCGGGCTGACGACCGACATGCCGGCCTGGCGCGAGGAGATCTTCGGGCCCGTCGCGCCCGTCATCGGCTTCTCGACGCCGGAAGAGGCCGCGCGGATCGTCAACGACTGCGAGTACGGGCTGTCCGTGGGGATCCTCGGCGACGTGGGCACGGCGATGAAGCTCGCCGACCGGATCGACTCCGGCAAGGTCCACATCAACGAGCAGACCGTCAGCGACGAGCCCAACGCCCCCTTCGGCGGGGTCAAGGCCTCGGGCACCGGATCCCGGTTCGGCGGCGCCGCCGCCAACGTCGAGGCCTTCACCGAGACCCAGTGGCTCACCATCCGGCCCGACATCGCCGACTACCCGTTCTGACCCTGTTCCGACCCCGCTCGTCCCCGCCCGTCCGCTCCCGTCCCCAGGGGGGAACGTCCGCAATGACATCCGCCGTCTCGTCCCAGACGACCGTGCAGTCCGGCACCGCCGGACGCGGCACGTGGACCGTGGTCCTGTGCTGGATCACCGTCATGCTCGAGGGCTACGACCTCGTCGTCCTCGGCGCCATCGTCCCGACCCTGCTCAAGACCCGCCACCTCGGCATGACCGCGGGCGACGCCACCATGATCGCGACGCTGTCGCTCGTCGGCGTCGCCATCGGCGCCGTCTGCGTCGGCCCGCTGGCCGACCGGCTGGGCCGCCGCCTGCTGCTCATCGCCTCGGTGGTGGTGTTCTCGGTGTTCACCATCGTGGTGCCGCTGGCCGGCTCCGTGACGATGTTCGCCGTCCTCCGGCTGATC of the Streptomyces sp. NBC_01788 genome contains:
- the mdlC gene encoding benzoylformate decarboxylase; amino-acid sequence: MPSVRRLCHEFLERQGLTTVFGNPGSNELPFLAGLPDSFRYVLGLHEGAVVGMADGYAQATGRPVLVNLHAASGSGNAMGALTNSVASRTPLVMVAGQQVRSAVGPEANLSNVDASALMRPLVGWAAEPACAQDVPRALAQAVFEAELQRRPTYLSVPYDDWAADAGDNALAVLDRRVARASVPDGEQGRRLAEQVASARRPALVLGGDIDSAGLFYDAVRLAERLGGPVWAAPSQFRLPFPNRHPLFRGVLPAGIAPVCEAFEGHDLVLVLGAPVFRYHEHLPGRYLPEGTRLIQVTEDASAAARAPMGEALVADPGAVIGLLLKLLDEPEAPAGAFRPAPGPPDGDGSRLHPEQVFAALRDELPEDTAYVVESTSTNSSWWRQMDLRRPGSYYFPAAGGLGFGLPGAVGVAMGQPGRPVVGVIGDGSANYGITALWTAAQHRVPLTVVLLRNGTYGALRWFGGLLGVPDAPGLDIPGLDFTRIAEGYGVPARHVGDAEELRAALAERPDHPRLIQVDTALTTPS
- a CDS encoding benzaldehyde dehydrogenase encodes the protein MAFLDSDVWGKKFFSDGWRDASAEQPVVEPATGEQLATAGLATAEDVRRASVRAAEAQRDWAAASPQRRAAVLRRAGELLAEHSAEIEDWLVREAGSVRAKADFEARLAVSECFECAGLPTHPQGEVLTSEEARWSFSRRRPAGVVSVIAPFNFPLVLGLRSVAPALALGNAVLLKPDPRTAVSGGVVIARVFEEAGLPDGVLHLLPGDGQVGRAVVEAPEVRVVSFTGSTPVGRAIGEQAGRLLKRAHLELGGNNALVVLPGADVRKAASAGAFGSYLHQGQICMTTGRHIVHESLLEEYTAALAAKAAALPVGDPAREDVALGPLIDRRQLERVHGIVTDSVAAGATLAAGGEIVGAGYRATVLSGLTTDMPAWREEIFGPVAPVIGFSTPEEAARIVNDCEYGLSVGILGDVGTAMKLADRIDSGKVHINEQTVSDEPNAPFGGVKASGTGSRFGGAAANVEAFTETQWLTIRPDIADYPF